TAAATGCACCTATGCTATAACACCCTTGGGGATAAATCCTATGTGGAAGAGGACAGGTTGTCATGACAGATGCAGGATTCTATAGATTGCTACAGAGTAAGCAGTCCTCAGAGCAGCTGCACTTGTACTCTTATGTTCAAAAGTAggaataatatttctatttatttttttatttcttattgattcATTTCTGTTACATACAACAGTgggatgcattttgacataagCACAAAAACAAggaatttaatttgctctaattcagttccgagcacttccctcctccctctcccaatctttcctatgtacatacatgaattcAACACAAGACacattaaaaaactataaatacatCTCACAAAGTTTAGTAAAGGAAGGAATCAGGGAGAGAAAATCATGCTTCTAACATGCTATTGAATTTGGTATTACTATTAATTTGAGGAGCATTTTGGCATCTGTGTTTATCAGGAATATTGACCTGGAAGGATCTTTTCTTACAGAGCCCTTCTCTGGCCAAACTGTGATTCTCACAGTTCAGACAACTGATCCTAACCCACAGAGAGAACTCAGGAGGGATTCAATTGGATTCACCAGATGCTTTTGAAATCAAAATAACGGGGGGctgagggtatggctcagttggtagagtgcttacctcatatgcacaaggtcctgggttcaatccccagcaccaaaaaaagaacagTTGGCTTtgaataaactttaaaagaaaatcaaaataatgcaaaattgcacttaaataactaaaatagtcaaactcatgAATGCCAGAATACGATGGTGGTGATGGGGTGGTGGAGGACGGACACATGAGTTATTTTAATGGTTATAAAGTTAGACTTATATATAATGGTGGGTTTCTAGATGCTTGCTCTGTGACTTACTGCCAAACGCTAACTGTATGATATTGTGCATGTATGAAATTACTGTTAGGGTAGGTCTTATGTTAAATGCTCTTAGcccaggaaaaatgaaataaaaaccagaaGGGACACAAGGACACTCTGGGAATCAGTAGATGTGTCTAAAACATGGGATGTGGTGATGGGATCACTAGGGTTTGCATATATCTAAATACATCCAACCAAGCACACTGCATACATGCAGTTCTTCATATATCAACTGCACCTCAACAAAGCTgcttaaaacaaagcaaaagagaCAACGTGTGGTCCAAAGACCCTCTGCTTATGGAGAAACTTAATACCTCTGTAGAAGCAGCCAGGAGGCCAGCTCCTTCCTCAACATTCAGACACAATCTCTACACCTCCCTCTTGCTATCCTGGCTGCCTCTATGGCTCCCTTTGGAACTGGGGTGTATGCAGCGAGCCCCATCCTCAGGGCTGCGGCTCTGTTCACTCCTCCAGGTGGGCTCCTGCAGGCAAGCACAGGTTTCTGCAGACAAACACACATGGGTCCCCTCCTCCTTGAAGTCTCTTCAAATGCCAACTTCTTTACCTGTATTTCCTGCGCCCCTATAAAAAGTAGCACTTCTGCCTACTCTCCATATCACCTGTCATGTTTGATCCAGGGAAGTTGCACTGTATATGTTGAACGATCActgcttcttttgtttttaactcatACATGTTTATGAGATGCCATGAGCTGTTTCAATGTATGGATACATTCTATAATGTTTAAATGTCTCTTTCTCTAAACATGTACCCTTTCATTATGGTGTAAACATTATAAAAATCTCATTCTAGCTCTGTTATTTGAACTAATTAACctattaatatttcttcttcagGATTGGATTGTAAGTGATTTTATATTGAAGGTATCACTGCCTAGACAGTGCCAGGAACATCATTTTAACGCAGTTTACATTCCTCAGAAGCATGAAAGAATTGCTCCCGAAAACTGTAGAATATGCAATATATTGAGAACAAGGCAGAGAGGAACAAGAACTCCTAATCAGAGATGGCACAGAGGATCTTCTAAAAAGATCTGATACAAAAAATagttgtatttttctctttctagtgTTCACCTACAGCACATGGAACCACAAAACGACACACAGATTTTGGAATTCCTTCTTCTGGGATTTTCAGAGGACCCAGAACTGCAGCCCCTCATCTTTGGCCttttcctgtccatgtacctggtcactgtgctgggaaacctgctcatcatcctggccaccatctcagactcccacctgcacacgcccatgtacttcttcctctccaacctgtcctttgtggacatctgcttcacctccaccaccatccccaagatgctggtgaacatccagACCCAGAGAAAGGCCATAAGGTATGAAGGCTGCatcatacaaatttattttttcacattactTGTAGGGTTGGACAACTTCCTTTTGAccgtgatggcctatgaccggtatgtggccatctgtcaccccctgcaCTACATGATCATCATGAAGCCCCAGTTCTGTGTGTTGCTGGTTCTGGCATCCTGGATCACAAGTGCCCTAAATTCTTTACTGCAGAGCTTAATGGTGTTGAAACTATCCTTCTGCACAGACATGGAAATCCCCCACTTTTTCTGTGAACCTAATCAGTTGGTTCACCTTGCCTGTTCTGACACTTTCTTAAATAATATGATGCTCTATTTTGTAGCTGGGTTGCTGGGTGGTGGATCTCTTGCTGGTATCCTTTATTCTTATGCTAAGATAGTGTCCTCCATCCGTGCAATCTCATCAGCTCAGGGCAggtacaaagccttctccacctgtgcatCTCACCTGTCTGTGGTCTCCTTATTTTATTGCACACTCCTGGGAGTGTACCTCAGTTCTGCCGTGACCCAGAATGCACACTCCAGTGCAACAGCCTCCGTGATGTACAgtgtggtcacccccatgctgaaccccttcatctacagtctGAGGAATAAAGACATCAAGAGCGTTCTGAAAACACTCTTTGAGAGAGAAACTCTAAAAACTCTTGCATCTTAAAAATTACTGTTGATTGCAGGACTTGAAAGCTCAAAGCCAGAAATTAAATGATTTTGATCCAACTGTAGAAGTGCCACTTggtccttctatttattttctagaGTGTTTGTTTCCTTGATTTCAACTTATTTAATTCTCCTTGCTAAGCTTTGTGCTCTCTCTGGCATCCAAACCTCTCTGACATCTCCTCTATCATTTCTGTATTTCCTCAAAGTTATCTTCAAAACTGGATTGGAAATATGGTAATTCCAATTTATCTCAGGAGTCAACATGGATTTCTGGAGAATAATTTCTCCTCAAATGACATAAATCACaagttatttatttcttgttGACATTAGAAGCCATAATGTATCATTGTACTCCTTCCACAAATAAATCACATTTGACAACCAAGGCCtcttgtgtaatttttttaaaaaaatattatgtagttgtccatgaacctttatttttgttatttatatgcaatgctgagaatcaaaccagtgcctcatgcatgctaggcaagcgccctatcACTGGACTATGACCCCAGCCCTCTTGTGTAATTTTGTACTAGAGGAAATCCTGGGACTACAGTTTTGCCCTTGTGGGTTGCCTGCCTGCAGACATCACTATCTCAACTGCCCTTTCTGATGATGTGGCCTTTAACAGAGCAGTGAGCTTTGTGACTGAGCCTCGGcttttcttgtcattttcagGATTCTGTTTTCTTACCCAGCTTGGTGTCCACAGTGTCTACCACCATCActggcaaaagagagagagaaaaaaagattagcGAATACATATCTCCAAGTGAAGTCCACATGGAAAGCTTCTAACTGACTAACTCCACATAGGGACATTACCCTGGATTATCTGATGAATCCAAAGCAAACACAAAATGCCTTAAATATGGAATAAACTGTAGAAAAGTCATTGTGAAGATAATGCACTGAAAGCAAGACCCCACCTTCCCTAGCAGGCCTGCTTTGGTCATTATGAGCTCTACACATGCATCAGCTTGTCAcaccacaccacataaaaattgttaagacaaaacaaatgaaaatgtaggGGAAATGTATAATATATTGCATATTACAGAAACCAACATTTTAGTAACCATTTTTATAATTAAGTTAAATCCAAAATAGCAAATTAGACATAAACGAATTATTTGAAACAAACtagaatttatagaaaaaaaaaactttaaaaaatggttgaaatatATGAACCTGTGATTTAGAATGATAAATACAGTTAACTTATAAATGCAAAAAGGTGCTCATTTTCATGACTATACCAAGAAATTTACATTAAAACATTAAGGGACCCTTAAGAATTCTTACTTTGGAGTTTATTTCTGTGATTACAACATCTGGTTACAGAGCTTTTCTCTTTTGTGGAGAATTACTGAAGTAGGAGTTTATATAGgaagttttccattttatttgagCTTCAGCTACTGCTATTATAACACTTCTCTAGAAACCACTTAATATCAGACCTAAAAGAATGGCCTGATTTACACAGTCTCCTAAAGAACTGTACTAGATATTGCAGTTGCAAACACAGGTAAGTTATAGTACTGAATTTTAAGAAAACCCTATTGGGCATGAGGAGAAAAAATCAGTAAATTGGGTAGGACTGAAAGGAAAGAGAATCAAAACGGAAGGAAATCTTTGATGCTGAAATCATTTATATTACCTCAGAACAAGTCTTTGTAAATAAATCTTCAGGGTAACATTTCCAAAGAAGCACAAATAACATCACTTCcaaagatataaatttaaatattcaggATTCGatttattaaaaacttaaaaagaaatcatcaCTGTAGATAACTGAAAAATTGGGTGGCtgcactaattaaaaattaaaattactctaTTGTTTAATTTAATTGGTGCTTGGTACAAATACACAAAGGTGGGAAATTCGTTGTGGTATGTTCACGtgtgtacatagcataatttgatcaatttcttcAAACCTGTAAAAGAAGGGAAAGATGGACAGGGAGACCTGCCCCCCTGACCTCCCTGATCATAATCCGCATTCACACAAATCCCCAAGTGATTCATATTCATATTGACCCTGGAAAAATTCTGGTGTTTCTCAAACTCCCCATGTTGACCTGTGTGTTAGGTGACTCTCTGGGGTGTGTCATAATACCATGCACTGTGGAATGACaagcagcatccctggcttcaCCCACTAGGTGCAACACCTACTCCCAGCTCTAAACTCCAAATTTCTCCCAATGTCACCAGTATCTCCAGGAGAAATCATCACCCTGGTGGAGGACCACTGCCCTGGAGCAGAAACAGGAACATTTTGAGCTCATTGTTACTCAAGTTGTAACATTAGGCAGGTCACTTAGCTTCTCTGAACCTCATTTGTGCAAATGTAAAGTCCCTAATAGGGTTAATTTCTTATAATGAACATGTAGAAATTAAATGTCCTCATAATATTTCAACTTCAATCTAAggtgcataaaaatataaaatatctcctATAATTTCCAAAAGTTtcagaaatgaaggaatcaatgaAAATTCTTGTGTTCCAAACATGAAACTGCTACATTAGTTGTAAATACTTGTCatagtttttgtttaaaaaatgaactcaGTTCTCTCCTTCTATGAAGGGGGAATAGCAATTCTCAAAAGATCTCAGGAGCTGCGTCCCCTTTACAAGCCAGTGATTAGGAGTTCTGAGGAATCTAGCAAATTCAGGTAACTCAGACTTTAGAGAGAATTATAAGTAAAACTTGGGCAAAAGTGTAAGGAGTTTAGATTTCTGGATGGAAGGGAAATTCATGGACAAGGAGTAATAAAGACCAGATTCACCTGATTTCTAACTGGTCACTTGGGAACAGAGAATGAGcaggaaatgttttctttctgctCAGACCAATATCCCACAGGGACATCAGGTACTACTCAGGGGTTGGAGTTAACAAGAGGAACTGCACTTCCTCAGAAGAGATGGGGAGCTATAAATAGAGCCTGGGATGCTGTCCCTCAGAGAGGTGCTGGACAGAACAAGGTGGTTTTTTTCGGTGTCTGAGGTCTGTTTAGGGGACCAGGGCTTCAGTCCGTCTGCTGTTTTGTCTGGGGACAGAGCTTCAGTCTCCATCATCAACCAACCAGGGAGGAATCCAGACTTCCACACAGAATCCTGCTTACTAGACACCCCATCCAGGTGAGCCCGAGACACAGGTACTGCAGGAAAGGGTCAGCAAGGATGGAACCTGACAAAATGGACCAGAGGTCACCTGTGAACCAAGCCAGCTCAGCCCAGAGCTCAGAGACCTCTGTGTTTCCTTACTGGACTAATTTCGACTCATTCACTGTGTTAACAAGAGAAGTGTCTTTTAGACTCTGCAGTGCATAGAGCCTGTGGACAGTGACATGGGGAGCAGGGAAGACCAGTGGGGTGAGACTCATGCATGACAGGCAGAAAGCATTCCCATAAAATCAGATTATATTCAAGGAGATTTTCTATTAGGG
This genomic interval from Marmota flaviventris isolate mMarFla1 chromosome 1, mMarFla1.hap1, whole genome shotgun sequence contains the following:
- the LOC114107717 gene encoding olfactory receptor 7A10-like, whose amino-acid sequence is MEPQNDTQILEFLLLGFSEDPELQPLIFGLFLSMYLVTVLGNLLIILATISDSHLHTPMYFFLSNLSFVDICFTSTTIPKMLVNIQTQRKAIRYEGCIIQIYFFTLLVGLDNFLLTVMAYDRYVAICHPLHYMIIMKPQFCVLLVLASWITSALNSLLQSLMVLKLSFCTDMEIPHFFCEPNQLVHLACSDTFLNNMMLYFVAGLLGGGSLAGILYSYAKIVSSIRAISSAQGRYKAFSTCASHLSVVSLFYCTLLGVYLSSAVTQNAHSSATASVMYSVVTPMLNPFIYSLRNKDIKSVLKTLFERETLKTLAS